In Balaenoptera acutorostrata chromosome 12, mBalAcu1.1, whole genome shotgun sequence, a single window of DNA contains:
- the SLC20A1 gene encoding sodium-dependent phosphate transporter 1 — translation MASTMATLIATTIAATAASGPLVDYLWMLILGFIIAFVLAFSVGANDVANSFGTAVGSGVVTLKQACILASIFETVGSVLLGAKVSETIRKGLIDVEMYNSTQELLMAGSVSAMFGSAVWQLVASFLKLPISGTHCIVGATIGFSLVAKGQEGVKWSELIKIVMSWFVSPLLSGIMSGILFFLVRAFILRKADPVPNGLRALPVFYACTIGINLFSIMYTGAPLLGFDKLPLWGTILISVGCAVFCALIVWFFVCPRMKRKIEREIKCSPSESPLMEKKNSLKEDHEETKLSLSDTETRNPVSEVGSAATGPLRAAVEERTVSFKLGDLEEAPERERLPSVDLKEETSIDSTVNGAVQLPNGNLVQFSQAVSNQINSSGHYQYHTVHKDSGLYKELLHKLHLAKVGDCMGDSGDKPLRRNNSYTSYTMAICGMPLDSFRAKEGEQKGEEMEKLTWPNGDSKKRIRMDSYTSYCNAVSDIHSASEIDMSVKAEMGLGDRKGSTSSLEEWCDQDKPEVSLLFQFLQILTACFGSFAHGGNDVSNAIGPLVALYLVYDTGDVSSKVATPIWLLLYGGVGICIGLWVWGRRVIQTMGKDLTPITPSSGFSIELASALTVVIASNIGLPISTTHCKVGSVVSVGWLRSKKAVDWRLFRNIFMAWFVTVPISGVISAAIMAVFKYVILRV, via the exons ATGGCATCTACCATGGCAACGCTGATTGCCACTACTATTGCTGCTACTGCCGCTTCTGGTCCGTTGGTGGACTACCTATGGATGCTTATCCTGGGCTTCATTATTGCATTTGTCCTGGCGTTTTCCGTGGGAGCCAATGATGTAGCAAATTCATTTGGTACAGCCGTGGGATCAGGTGTAGTGACCCTGAAGCAAGCCTGCATCCTAGCTAGTATCTTTGAGACAGTGGGCTCCGTCCTGCTGGGGGCCAAAGTGAGCGAAACCATCAGGAAGGGCTTGATTGACGTGGAGATGTACAACTCGACCCAAGAGCTGCTGATGGCCGGCTCTGTCAGTGCGATGTTTG GTTCTGCTGTGTGGCAACTAGTGGCTTCGTTTTTGAAGCTTCCCATTTCTGGAACCCATTGTATCGTTGGTGCAACCATTGGTTTCTCCCTGGTGGCGAAGGGGCAGGAGGGGGTCAAGTGGTCAGAACTGATAAAAATTG TGATGTCTTGGTTCGTCTCACCGCTGCTTTCTGGTATTATGTCTGGAATTTTATTCTTCCTTGTTCGTGCATTCATCCTCCGTAAG GCAGATCCAGTTCCTAATGGGTTGCGAGCTTTGCCAGTGTTCTATGCCTGCACAATTGGAATCAACCTCTTTTCCATCATGTACACTGGAGCACCTT TGCTGGGCTTTGACAAACTTCCTCTGTGGGGTACCATCCTCATCTCGGTGGGATGTGCAGTTTTCTGTGCCCTTATCGTCTGGTTCTTTGTATGTCCCAGGATGAAGAGAAAAATTGAAC GAGAAATCAAGTGTAGTCCTTCTGAAAGCCccttaatggaaaaaaagaatagcttGAAAGAAGACCATGAAGAAACGAAGTTGTCGCTCAGTGATACTGAAACCAGGAATCCCGTTTCGGAGGTAGGGTCGGCAGCCACTGGGCCCCTCCGGGCTGCAGTGGAGGAGAGAACGGTCTCGTTCAAACTTGGAGACTTGGAGGAAGCTCCCGAGCGAGAGAGGCTTCCCAGCGTGGACCTGAAAGAGGAAACCAGCATAGACAGCACCGTGAACG GTGCAGTGCAGTTACCTAACGGGAACCTAGTTCAGTTCAGTCAAGCTGTCAGTAACCAGATAAACTCCAGCGGCCACTATCAGTATCACACCGTGCATAAAGATTCCGGCCTGTACAAAGAGCTGCTCCATAAGTTACATCTTGCCAAGGTGGGCGACTGCATGGGAGACTCCGGCGACAAACCCTTGAGGCGCAATAATAGCTACACTTCCTATACCATGGCAATCTGTGGCATGCCCCTGGATTCATTCCGTGCCAAAGAAGGTGAGCAGAAGGGTGAAGAGATGGAGAAGCTGACGTGGCCTAATGGAGACAGCAAGAAGCGAATTCGAATGGACAGTTACACCAGTTACTGCAACGCCGTGTCTGATATTCACTCAGCATCCGAGATCGACATGAGTGTCAAGGCCGAGATGGGTCTGGGCGACAGAAAAGGAAGCACCAGCTCTCTAGAAGAATGGTGTGACCAGGACAAACCGGAAGTGTCTCTCCTCTTCCAGTTCCTGCAGATCCTCACGGCCTGCTTTGGGTCATTCGCCCATGGTGGCAATGACGTCAG caatgcCATCGGTCCTCTGGTTGCTTTGTATCTGGTTTATGACACGGGAGATGTTTCCTCGAAAGTAGCAACACCAATATGGCTTCTGCTCTATGGTGGTGTTGGTATCTGTATTGGTCTATGGGTTTGGGGAAGGAGAGTTATCCAGACCATGGGGAAAGATCTGACACCAATCACACCCTCTAG CGGCTTCAGTATTGAACTGGCATCTGCCCTCACTGTAGTAATTGCATCGAATATTGGCCTTCCCATCAGTACAACACATTGTAAA GTGGGCTCTGTTGTGTCCGTTGGCTGGCTCCGATCCAAAAAGGCTGTTGATTGGCGGCTCTTCCGCAACATTTTTATGGCCTGGTTTGTCACGGTCCCCATTTCTGGCGTTATCAGTGCTGCCATCATGGCAGTCTTCAAATACGTCATCCTCAGAGTGTGA